One Fontisphaera persica DNA window includes the following coding sequences:
- the pseI gene encoding pseudaminic acid synthase → MNPLLHIAGRPIGPGHPVYIIAELSANHGGNFEQAAQTLRAMKAAGADAVKIQTYTADTLTLASDQPWFRIQGGTLWDGRTLHELYQQAAMPWEWTPRLQALAQELGLHFFSTPFDFTAVDFLQQLDVPAYKIASFELVDLPLLRKVAATGKPVIASTGMATLEEITEAVETLRAAGCRELALLKCTSAYPAPPEEMHLRTLADLARRFQLPVGLSDHTLGLAAPVAAVALGACILEKHFILSRSLPGPDSAFSLEPAEFRAMVQAVRDAERALGEVNYTVSPQESKSRQFRRSLFVVADMRAGDTFTPQNVRSLRPAAGLHPRHYDTILGRRAACDIPRGTPLQWDLIASD, encoded by the coding sequence ATGAACCCGCTCCTTCACATCGCCGGACGCCCCATCGGCCCGGGCCACCCCGTCTATATCATCGCCGAACTCTCCGCCAACCACGGCGGCAATTTTGAACAAGCCGCCCAAACCCTCCGCGCCATGAAAGCCGCCGGCGCGGACGCCGTCAAAATCCAAACCTATACCGCCGACACCCTCACCCTCGCCTCCGACCAGCCGTGGTTTCGCATCCAGGGCGGCACCCTCTGGGACGGCCGCACCCTCCACGAACTTTACCAGCAGGCCGCCATGCCCTGGGAATGGACTCCACGCCTCCAGGCCCTCGCCCAGGAGCTGGGCCTCCACTTCTTCTCCACCCCCTTTGACTTCACCGCCGTGGACTTCCTCCAGCAACTCGACGTCCCCGCCTACAAAATCGCCTCCTTCGAGCTGGTGGACCTCCCCCTCCTCCGCAAAGTCGCCGCCACCGGCAAACCCGTCATCGCCTCCACCGGCATGGCCACCCTCGAAGAAATCACCGAAGCCGTCGAAACCCTGCGCGCCGCCGGCTGCCGCGAACTGGCGCTCCTCAAATGCACCAGCGCCTACCCCGCCCCCCCCGAAGAAATGCACCTCCGCACCCTCGCCGACCTGGCCCGCCGCTTCCAGCTCCCCGTGGGCCTTTCCGACCACACCCTGGGCCTCGCCGCCCCCGTCGCCGCCGTGGCCCTCGGCGCCTGCATCCTCGAAAAACACTTCATCCTGTCGCGCTCCCTCCCCGGGCCGGACTCCGCCTTCTCCCTTGAACCGGCGGAATTTCGCGCCATGGTCCAGGCCGTCCGCGACGCCGAACGCGCCCTCGGCGAAGTCAACTACACCGTCAGCCCCCAGGAAAGCAAAAGCCGCCAGTTCCGCCGCTCCCTCTTTGTCGTGGCCGATATGCGTGCCGGTGACACTTTTACCCCGCAAAACGTCCGCTCCCTCCGCCCCGCCGCCGGCCTGCACCCCCGCCATTACGACACCATCCTGGGCCGCCGCGCCGCCTGCGACATCCCCCGCGGCACCCCCCTCCAATGGGACCTGATTGCCAGCGACTGA
- a CDS encoding NfeD family protein, giving the protein MYFYVICLVVGLVFTLLCAIFGHFFGGHDADVGDVEGADGSVGTGGHAEAGFADSGVPALSFFSPTVLATFVTAFGAIGTILSSIDSVRGKHLIIATIAASGGMAIAWVALMVFNTAFRKMQGSSESRVSRLIGQEANVITAIPAGGVGEIAYIQSGTRYNAPARTENGQPVAAGQLVRIKRVVGTQFYVEPLTEK; this is encoded by the coding sequence ATGTACTTTTACGTCATTTGCCTGGTGGTTGGGCTGGTATTCACGCTGCTGTGCGCCATTTTTGGGCACTTTTTTGGCGGGCATGACGCGGATGTGGGGGATGTGGAAGGGGCCGATGGCAGCGTGGGGACCGGCGGTCATGCGGAGGCGGGTTTTGCCGATTCCGGCGTACCGGCGTTGTCGTTTTTCAGTCCCACCGTGCTGGCTACTTTTGTGACGGCGTTTGGGGCGATTGGCACGATTCTCTCGTCCATTGACAGCGTGCGGGGCAAGCATTTGATTATTGCCACCATTGCCGCTTCGGGGGGCATGGCCATTGCGTGGGTGGCGCTGATGGTGTTTAACACAGCTTTTCGCAAGATGCAGGGCTCGAGCGAGTCGCGGGTGTCGCGGCTCATCGGCCAGGAGGCCAACGTCATCACCGCCATCCCGGCCGGGGGGGTGGGCGAGATTGCCTACATTCAGTCCGGCACACGGTACAATGCGCCGGCGCGGACGGAGAACGGGCAGCCGGTGGCGGCGGGGCAGTTGGTGCGCATCAAGCGCGTGGTGGGCACGCAATTTTACGTGGAACCGTTGACGGAGAAGTAA
- the pseG gene encoding UDP-2,4-diacetamido-2,4,6-trideoxy-beta-L-altropyranose hydrolase — translation MIIKPRTLLLRADASPAMGTGHVMRCLALAEAWQAAGGQAVLLSRDLPPALAARAQAQNATVIPLPPETSAGEDTRFTAQTAAQHDARWVVVDGYQFPLPLCAMLQAAGLQVLWVDDFGVPAEFAPDLLLNQNLGAAPAWYPHVPPRTELLLGPRYALLRREFARWRHSPRTFPAQAQKLLVTLGGSDPANATAKVIEALHLLGGAAPQALVLAGAANPHAAALARALAGTPHQCLPHVPDMPARMAEADLAIAAGGTTVWELAFMGLPALLLCLADNQRRNCHELAAAGAAVNLGWHETATPDQIAAALTALAADATRRAAMSAAGRALVDGRGAERVCLHLRENEVRLRPATSNDARLVYEWFNEPSVRAVSFSPEPVSWEHHLAWFKARLADPRHVLWIAEATPGRPVGQARFALDGHTATISISLSAETRGQGWGTLLIWAACRKLCREHPEIRRVEAWIKPDNQPSLRAFAKADFLPWAEKDVRGQPALVYEWKRPL, via the coding sequence ATGATTATCAAACCACGAACGCTGTTGCTGCGCGCTGATGCCTCGCCCGCCATGGGCACGGGGCATGTGATGCGCTGCCTGGCCCTGGCCGAGGCCTGGCAAGCCGCAGGTGGTCAGGCCGTTTTGCTCAGCCGCGACCTGCCGCCCGCCCTGGCCGCCCGCGCCCAGGCGCAAAACGCTACAGTGATTCCTTTGCCCCCGGAGACCAGCGCAGGGGAGGATACCCGTTTCACCGCCCAGACCGCCGCCCAGCACGACGCCCGCTGGGTGGTGGTGGACGGCTACCAGTTCCCCCTGCCGCTCTGCGCCATGCTGCAAGCCGCCGGCTTGCAAGTCCTCTGGGTGGATGATTTCGGCGTGCCGGCCGAGTTTGCCCCGGACCTGCTTCTGAATCAAAACCTCGGCGCCGCCCCAGCCTGGTATCCCCATGTCCCGCCGCGCACCGAACTGCTGCTGGGGCCTCGCTATGCCTTGCTCCGCCGCGAGTTTGCCCGCTGGCGCCACTCCCCGCGCACCTTTCCCGCGCAAGCCCAAAAACTGCTCGTGACCCTCGGCGGCAGCGACCCCGCCAACGCCACCGCCAAGGTCATCGAAGCCCTGCACCTCCTGGGCGGCGCCGCCCCCCAGGCCCTTGTCCTGGCCGGCGCGGCCAACCCCCACGCCGCTGCCCTGGCCCGCGCCCTCGCCGGCACCCCCCATCAATGCCTGCCTCATGTCCCGGACATGCCCGCCCGCATGGCTGAAGCCGACCTTGCCATCGCCGCCGGTGGCACCACCGTGTGGGAGCTGGCCTTCATGGGCCTGCCCGCCCTCCTCCTGTGCCTGGCCGATAACCAGCGGCGCAATTGCCACGAGCTGGCCGCGGCCGGCGCCGCCGTCAACCTCGGCTGGCATGAAACCGCCACCCCCGACCAAATCGCCGCCGCGCTTACCGCCCTCGCCGCTGATGCCACGCGCCGGGCCGCCATGTCAGCCGCTGGACGGGCTTTGGTGGACGGCCGCGGCGCCGAGCGCGTCTGCCTGCATCTGCGCGAAAACGAGGTCCGCCTGCGCCCCGCCACCTCGAACGACGCCCGCCTGGTGTACGAATGGTTCAATGAACCCTCCGTCCGCGCCGTCTCCTTCTCCCCCGAACCCGTCTCCTGGGAACATCATTTGGCTTGGTTCAAGGCCCGGCTGGCCGACCCCCGCCACGTCCTCTGGATTGCCGAAGCCACCCCCGGCCGCCCTGTGGGCCAGGCGCGCTTTGCCCTGGACGGCCACACCGCCACCATCTCCATCAGCTTGTCCGCCGAAACGCGCGGCCAGGGTTGGGGCACGCTGCTCATCTGGGCCGCCTGCCGCAAGCTCTGCCGCGAACACCCCGAAATCCGCCGCGTCGAAGCCTGGATTAAGCCCGACAACCAGCCCTCCCTCCGCGCCTTCGCCAAAGCGGATTTCCTGCCCTGGGCCGAAAAAGACGTGCGCGGCCAGCCCGCCCTGGTCTATGAATGGAAACGCCCCCTATGA
- a CDS encoding PAS domain S-box protein, with translation MTMTTPMPPNEQQRLESLSRYEVLDTPPEEALDELARLAAQITGTPIALITLVDAERLFFKSRVGVTVTQAPRQGSLCTEAILSHRVMMVTDVQADPRWAGQPLALDGRAIRFYAGAPLVNSENHALGVLCVMDEKPRELPWEQLEALRILAHQVMLHLELRLNVRALEQAAEDYHRAMQALEESEAFYHSLVESLPQHIIRKDDAGRFTFANQRFCQMLGLKPEEILGRTDFDFFPPEMAEKFRRDDQMVMQSRQPLDIIEANQTKDGQKRYVHVIKTPIFDAFNHVIGVQGIFWDVTERKQMEEALAYERDLLRALLANTPDLIYFKDVDLRILRCSASMARWLGLASPDQAIGRTDFDFLPREIAQRRYEEEQQLLLTGKPVLEKLEEIVDAEGVAHSVITNKVPLYSSSGHLRGLIGISTEVTRLLETEKALRTAQEKYRTIFERAVEGIFQTTPDGRYLDANPALARMYGYDSREELMRALTDIEHQLYVNPHRREEFIRLMREKGTVTGFESEVYRRDGSTIWISENARAVQDENGEVAYYEGTVEEITARKKAEMESENARRAAVESARLKTEFLTNVSHEIRTPMNGIVGIAGLLAETHLTEEQREYVEIIRSSASALQDLINELLDLSKIEAGRMALEKIPFPLRDLAETTLEVLAERAHQKNLELVSWVNCDLPVMVQGDAGRLRQVLLNLAGNAVKFTEQGEVLVHISKLAENDHQVTVRFEVRDTGIGIPPEAQGRIFQSFVQADGSTTRRYGGTGLGLAISKQLVELMGGRIGVHSTPGHGSTFWFEVPLDKVPDQPATPGRLQNVQALAGLSVLLVDDHQATRELVEYLLGYWGMRVELAATSAQAMEKLRARKAAGQRFDFILLDMQMPDVSGLALARQIKADGLDEHARLLLFTLVGQRPDPEVLHAAGIALCLFKPLKQTRLLECLIGLATGREDLLHPLLPDAVLRPVDPSRTLRVLVAEDNPVNQKVALRQLAKLGLRADAVANGKEAIEALERIPYDVVLLDCNMPEMDGYTAAREIKRRLHDPQAQPPLRSRPYLIAITANALLGDRERCLAAGMDDYVQKPVELSELLAAFTRAGIPIRPAAPAPAATPAPATPETSPPANPGGDATLPVLDNQALLRLRQLQQAGQPDPVVEMIDLFLQDLPRRLQLIGDAVHRQDAAALKNAAHSLKGSARNMGAARLAALCAELEKLGHEGQTGPVAASLWEQLQQHVLELTRTLEQTKHSTPPPMA, from the coding sequence ATGACCATGACCACACCCATGCCGCCCAATGAACAACAACGGCTGGAGTCGCTCAGCCGCTACGAGGTGTTGGATACCCCGCCGGAGGAAGCCCTGGATGAACTCGCCCGCCTGGCGGCCCAAATCACCGGCACCCCCATCGCCCTCATCACCCTGGTGGACGCTGAGCGCCTGTTTTTCAAATCGCGCGTGGGCGTGACGGTCACCCAGGCGCCCCGCCAGGGCAGTCTCTGCACCGAGGCCATTCTCAGCCACCGCGTCATGATGGTCACCGATGTGCAGGCCGACCCGCGCTGGGCGGGCCAGCCGCTGGCGCTGGACGGGCGCGCCATTCGCTTCTACGCCGGCGCGCCGCTGGTCAACAGCGAGAATCATGCGCTGGGCGTGCTGTGCGTCATGGACGAAAAACCCCGCGAGCTGCCGTGGGAACAACTGGAGGCCCTGCGCATCCTCGCCCACCAGGTCATGCTCCACCTCGAGCTGCGGCTCAATGTGCGCGCCCTGGAACAGGCCGCCGAGGATTATCACCGCGCCATGCAGGCGCTGGAGGAATCCGAGGCCTTTTACCACTCCCTGGTGGAAAGCCTCCCCCAGCACATCATTCGCAAAGACGACGCCGGCCGCTTCACCTTCGCCAACCAGCGCTTCTGCCAGATGCTCGGCCTGAAGCCGGAGGAAATCCTGGGCCGCACCGACTTCGACTTTTTCCCCCCGGAAATGGCGGAGAAATTCCGGCGCGATGACCAGATGGTCATGCAGAGCCGCCAGCCCCTGGACATCATCGAGGCCAACCAGACCAAGGACGGCCAGAAGCGCTATGTCCACGTCATCAAAACCCCCATCTTCGACGCCTTCAACCACGTCATCGGCGTCCAGGGCATCTTTTGGGACGTCACCGAACGCAAGCAGATGGAGGAGGCGCTGGCCTACGAGCGCGACCTGTTGCGCGCCCTGCTCGCCAACACCCCTGACCTGATTTACTTCAAAGACGTGGACCTGCGCATCCTCCGTTGCAGCGCCAGCATGGCCCGCTGGCTGGGCCTGGCCTCGCCGGACCAGGCCATCGGCCGCACCGACTTCGACTTTCTGCCCCGCGAAATCGCCCAGCGCCGCTACGAGGAGGAACAGCAACTCCTGCTCACCGGCAAGCCGGTGTTGGAGAAACTCGAGGAAATCGTGGATGCCGAAGGCGTGGCCCACTCGGTCATCACCAATAAAGTGCCGCTCTACAGCTCCTCCGGCCATCTGCGCGGCCTCATCGGCATCTCCACCGAAGTCACCCGCCTGCTGGAAACCGAGAAAGCCCTGCGCACCGCCCAGGAAAAATACCGCACCATCTTCGAGCGCGCCGTCGAGGGCATTTTCCAGACCACCCCCGACGGGCGCTACCTCGACGCCAACCCCGCCCTCGCCCGCATGTACGGCTACGACTCGCGCGAGGAGTTGATGCGCGCCCTCACCGACATCGAGCACCAGCTCTACGTCAACCCCCACCGCCGCGAGGAATTCATCCGCCTCATGCGCGAAAAAGGCACCGTCACCGGCTTTGAGTCCGAGGTGTACCGCCGCGACGGCAGCACCATCTGGATTTCCGAAAACGCCCGCGCCGTGCAGGATGAAAATGGCGAAGTGGCCTATTACGAGGGCACCGTCGAGGAAATCACCGCCCGCAAAAAAGCCGAAATGGAAAGCGAAAACGCCCGCCGCGCCGCCGTCGAATCCGCCCGCCTCAAAACCGAGTTCCTCACCAATGTCAGCCATGAAATCCGCACCCCCATGAACGGCATTGTGGGCATCGCCGGCCTGCTGGCCGAAACCCACCTCACCGAGGAACAGCGCGAATATGTGGAAATCATCCGCTCCAGTGCCAGTGCCCTGCAGGATTTAATCAATGAACTGCTGGACCTCTCCAAAATCGAGGCGGGCCGTATGGCGCTGGAAAAAATCCCCTTCCCGCTCCGCGACCTGGCTGAAACCACCCTCGAAGTCCTCGCCGAGCGCGCCCACCAGAAAAATCTGGAGCTGGTCTCCTGGGTCAACTGCGACCTGCCGGTCATGGTCCAGGGCGATGCCGGCCGCCTCCGCCAGGTACTCCTCAACCTGGCCGGCAACGCGGTCAAATTTACCGAACAGGGCGAAGTGCTCGTCCACATCTCCAAGCTCGCCGAAAACGACCACCAGGTCACCGTCCGCTTTGAAGTCCGCGATACCGGCATCGGCATCCCGCCAGAGGCCCAGGGCCGGATTTTCCAAAGTTTCGTGCAGGCCGACGGCAGCACCACCCGCCGCTACGGCGGCACCGGCCTCGGCCTGGCCATCTCCAAGCAACTGGTGGAACTCATGGGCGGACGCATCGGCGTCCACTCCACCCCCGGCCACGGCTCCACCTTCTGGTTTGAAGTGCCCCTGGACAAGGTGCCCGACCAGCCCGCCACCCCCGGCCGCCTGCAAAACGTTCAAGCCCTGGCCGGCCTCTCCGTGCTCCTGGTGGACGACCACCAGGCCACCCGCGAATTGGTGGAGTACCTCCTCGGCTACTGGGGCATGCGCGTCGAACTGGCCGCCACCAGCGCCCAGGCCATGGAAAAATTGCGCGCCCGCAAAGCCGCCGGCCAGCGCTTCGATTTCATCCTGCTCGACATGCAGATGCCCGATGTCTCCGGCCTCGCCCTGGCCCGCCAAATCAAGGCCGATGGCCTCGATGAACACGCCCGCCTCCTCCTCTTCACCCTCGTGGGCCAGCGCCCCGACCCTGAAGTCCTCCACGCCGCCGGCATCGCCCTCTGCCTCTTCAAACCGCTGAAACAAACGCGCCTGCTCGAGTGCCTCATCGGTTTGGCCACCGGCCGCGAGGACCTCCTGCATCCGCTGCTGCCCGACGCCGTCCTTCGCCCTGTGGACCCCTCCCGCACGTTGCGCGTCCTCGTGGCCGAAGACAACCCCGTCAACCAAAAGGTGGCCCTGCGGCAACTGGCCAAGCTGGGCCTCCGCGCCGACGCTGTGGCCAACGGCAAGGAAGCCATCGAAGCCCTGGAGCGCATCCCCTACGACGTGGTCCTGCTGGACTGCAACATGCCCGAAATGGACGGCTACACCGCCGCCCGCGAAATCAAACGCCGCCTCCACGACCCCCAGGCCCAGCCGCCCCTCCGCTCCCGCCCTTACCTCATCGCCATCACCGCCAACGCCCTCCTCGGCGACCGCGAACGCTGCCTCGCCGCCGGCATGGATGATTACGTCCAAAAACCGGTGGAACTCAGCGAATTATTGGCCGCCTTCACCCGCGCCGGCATCCCCATCCGCCCTGCCGCGCCCGCGCCGGCTGCCACGCCCGCGCCGGCCACGCCGGAAACCTCCCCGCCCGCCAACCCCGGCGGCGACGCCACCCTGCCCGTGCTCGATAACCAGGCCCTGCTGCGCCTGCGCCAGTTACAACAAGCCGGCCAGCCCGACCCCGTCGTGGAAATGATTGATTTATTCCTGCAAGACCTCCCCCGCCGCCTCCAGCTCATCGGCGACGCCGTCCACCGCCAGGATGCCGCTGCCCTGAAAAATGCCGCCCACAGCCTCAAAGGCAGCGCCCGCAACATGGGTGCCGCCCGCCTCGCCGCCCTGTGCGCAGAATTGGAAAAACTCGGCCATGAAGGCCAGACCGGCCCCGTGGCAGCCTCCCTCTGGGAGCAGCTCCAACAACACGTGCTCGAACTCACCCGCACCCTCGAACAAACCAAACACAGTACGCCTCCCCCCATGGCCTAG
- a CDS encoding type II toxin-antitoxin system VapC family toxin: MINALVSRPVMEKLSQGPANHFTRSHGFCEVFSTITGRGLPCKGGGRVKVLPGDAAQIIEDLAAHLTVRDLDLAETMETLKSAAGLGVQGPQIYDLLHVKSALMCGAAVIYTRDADFKAIQPGLQIERP; the protein is encoded by the coding sequence TTGATCAATGCCTTGGTCTCCCGCCCAGTGATGGAGAAATTGAGCCAAGGCCCCGCAAACCACTTCACCCGGTCACATGGATTTTGTGAGGTGTTTTCAACCATCACCGGCCGAGGACTGCCTTGCAAAGGTGGCGGACGAGTGAAGGTCCTGCCTGGCGATGCCGCCCAAATCATTGAAGACCTTGCCGCGCATTTGACGGTGCGCGACCTTGACTTGGCGGAAACCATGGAGACCTTGAAAAGCGCGGCTGGCCTCGGAGTTCAAGGCCCGCAAATCTATGATCTCTTGCATGTAAAAAGTGCTTTAATGTGTGGTGCCGCGGTGATTTACACGCGGGACGCCGATTTTAAAGCCATCCAGCCAGGGTTGCAAATTGAGAGGCCTTAA
- a CDS encoding carbonic anhydrase: protein MRLLEAILDAQNRAGGGGEGEARVPAAAHAAALPLVVLSCVDPRLNTKLPRALGLAEDQFIWLRNAGNIITGPLSSTMRSLALACLVKGGREIAVIGHTGCRVAHTSIMELTEAMKKLGIERARLPENLVEYFGLFASERQNVIKAVEFIRSSPLISPRLPVHGLIMNTDSGRLEWVANGYQALEQTTTEYHSTIRPPETVGTPLEELPGYKSAGLAMPETQIGEHATQLGGVSSGTPSLPVQPAAAVAAAAVGTAAATGQIGTVTSEAATPAVTPGGAPIGEQPRMTIAQRVGERLGQTVAEKVTEFLETRLEGAETAGQAIEVLLKKIDPNRRYTLIGSDQKRYGPVSGRIVQQWLTDNRIDANTPVQVEGSSIWQTLATLPELKSLRLPPPIGGQEVRKKGK, encoded by the coding sequence ATGCGCCTGCTGGAAGCCATCCTCGACGCTCAAAACCGCGCCGGCGGCGGTGGCGAGGGGGAGGCCCGCGTGCCCGCCGCGGCCCATGCGGCGGCACTGCCGCTGGTGGTGTTGAGCTGCGTGGACCCGCGGCTGAACACCAAACTGCCCCGTGCCCTCGGTTTGGCCGAGGACCAGTTCATCTGGCTCCGCAATGCGGGCAACATCATCACCGGCCCGCTGAGCAGCACCATGCGCTCGCTGGCGCTGGCGTGCCTGGTCAAGGGCGGGCGGGAAATTGCGGTGATTGGCCATACCGGCTGCCGCGTGGCCCACACCAGCATCATGGAATTGACGGAGGCGATGAAAAAGCTGGGCATTGAGCGCGCCCGGCTGCCGGAGAACCTGGTGGAGTATTTTGGGTTGTTTGCCAGCGAGCGGCAAAATGTCATCAAGGCGGTGGAGTTCATCCGGAGCAGCCCGCTGATCAGCCCCCGGTTGCCCGTGCATGGCTTGATCATGAATACCGATTCCGGACGGCTGGAGTGGGTCGCCAACGGTTACCAGGCCTTGGAGCAGACCACCACCGAATACCACTCCACCATCCGCCCGCCGGAAACGGTGGGCACGCCGCTGGAGGAATTGCCCGGCTACAAGTCCGCTGGGCTGGCAATGCCGGAGACCCAAATTGGTGAACATGCCACTCAATTGGGCGGCGTCAGCAGCGGGACGCCGTCCCTGCCGGTGCAGCCGGCCGCAGCAGTGGCGGCCGCGGCGGTGGGCACGGCGGCGGCCACCGGGCAAATTGGGACGGTGACCTCCGAAGCAGCCACTCCAGCCGTGACGCCCGGCGGCGCGCCAATCGGCGAGCAGCCCCGGATGACGATTGCGCAGCGTGTCGGTGAACGCCTCGGGCAAACGGTGGCGGAAAAAGTGACGGAGTTTTTGGAGACCAGGCTGGAGGGGGCGGAAACGGCCGGGCAGGCGATTGAAGTGTTGCTCAAGAAAATTGATCCCAACCGCCGATACACTTTGATTGGCAGTGATCAAAAGCGCTATGGGCCGGTCTCCGGGCGCATTGTGCAGCAATGGCTGACCGACAACCGGATTGACGCCAACACCCCCGTGCAGGTGGAAGGCTCCAGCATCTGGCAGACCCTCGCCACACTGCCGGAATTAAAATCGCTGCGGTTGCCTCCTCCCATTGGCGGGCAGGAAGTGCGCAAAAAAGGAAAGTAA
- a CDS encoding flotillin family protein — protein MTTPVLFAEISTPVLVGLGIGALLFVFFLFAALWASRFTKVGPNEVLVVSGRKHRLEDGTEVGFRIVKGGGTFVMPVVEKVDVLSLELLTIDVQTPEVYTVKGVPVRVDGVAQIKVKGDDVSIRTAAEQFLSKGRDEIKNIATQTLEGHLRAILGTLSVEDIYQNRDAFAAKVQEVAAGDMANMGLAIVSFTIRDIRDNQGYLEALGKPRIAQVKRDAQIAQAEADRDAMIKSAEAMQKGQEAKFAADTKIAEAQRDYQINVATYQAAVNKQKAEADLAYDLQKYKTGQLVKAEEVQVNIIEKQKQIELQEQEIRRKERELQANVQKPAEAERYKVETLANAKKYQLETEAAGAAEATKLAGFANAEAAKAQGLAQAEIVKATGLAQAEAERAKGLAEAAVIEAQGKAQAEAMRLKAESFKLYNEAAVIEMMVKVLPEVAARISEPLSKTEKIVIINSGNGPGGGASKLTGDVTQIISQLPPVLESLTGIKFEKLLQQVPALRQAMDGKGKPGDLGTPPSAS, from the coding sequence ATGACGACACCTGTCTTGTTTGCGGAAATCAGCACGCCGGTGCTGGTGGGGCTGGGCATCGGGGCGCTGCTGTTTGTGTTTTTCCTGTTTGCGGCGCTGTGGGCCAGCCGGTTCACCAAGGTGGGGCCCAATGAGGTGCTGGTGGTTTCCGGCCGCAAACACCGGCTGGAGGACGGCACGGAGGTGGGCTTCCGCATCGTCAAAGGCGGCGGCACCTTTGTGATGCCGGTGGTGGAAAAGGTGGATGTGCTGTCCCTGGAGCTGCTGACCATTGATGTGCAGACGCCGGAGGTGTACACGGTCAAGGGCGTGCCGGTGCGGGTGGACGGCGTGGCGCAAATCAAGGTCAAGGGCGACGATGTGAGCATCCGCACGGCGGCGGAGCAATTCCTGAGCAAGGGGCGGGATGAAATCAAAAACATTGCCACGCAGACGCTGGAAGGGCATTTGCGCGCGATTCTGGGCACGTTGAGCGTGGAGGATATTTACCAGAACCGCGATGCCTTCGCCGCCAAGGTGCAGGAGGTGGCCGCCGGCGACATGGCCAACATGGGGCTGGCCATTGTGAGCTTCACCATCCGCGACATTCGCGACAATCAGGGGTATTTGGAGGCGCTGGGCAAGCCGCGCATTGCGCAGGTCAAACGCGACGCGCAGATTGCGCAGGCCGAGGCGGACCGCGACGCGATGATTAAGAGCGCCGAGGCGATGCAGAAAGGGCAGGAGGCCAAGTTTGCGGCGGACACCAAGATTGCGGAGGCGCAACGGGATTACCAGATCAACGTGGCCACCTATCAGGCGGCGGTGAACAAGCAGAAGGCCGAGGCCGATTTGGCGTACGACTTGCAGAAGTACAAGACCGGCCAGTTGGTCAAGGCCGAGGAAGTGCAGGTCAACATCATTGAGAAGCAAAAGCAGATTGAGCTGCAGGAGCAGGAAATCCGCCGCAAGGAGCGCGAGCTGCAGGCCAATGTGCAAAAGCCGGCCGAGGCCGAGCGGTACAAGGTGGAAACGCTGGCGAATGCCAAAAAATATCAGCTCGAGACCGAGGCCGCCGGCGCCGCCGAGGCCACCAAGCTGGCCGGCTTTGCCAACGCGGAAGCCGCCAAGGCCCAGGGTCTGGCGCAGGCCGAAATTGTGAAGGCCACCGGTCTGGCGCAGGCGGAAGCCGAGCGCGCCAAGGGTCTGGCCGAGGCGGCCGTCATCGAAGCCCAGGGCAAGGCGCAGGCCGAGGCGATGCGCCTGAAGGCCGAGTCCTTCAAGCTTTACAATGAAGCCGCCGTGATTGAAATGATGGTCAAGGTGCTGCCGGAGGTGGCCGCGCGCATCAGCGAACCGCTCAGCAAGACCGAGAAGATTGTCATCATCAATTCGGGCAACGGCCCCGGCGGCGGCGCCAGCAAGCTCACCGGGGATGTCACCCAAATCATCAGCCAGTTGCCGCCCGTGCTGGAAAGCCTGACCGGCATCAAGTTTGAAAAACTGCTGCAGCAGGTGCCGGCGCTGCGGCAGGCGATGGACGGCAAAGGCAAGCCCGGCGATTTGGGGACGCCGCCCAGCGCCAGTTAA